A genome region from Archaeoglobus fulgidus DSM 4304 includes the following:
- the ribA gene encoding GTP cyclohydrolase II, with translation MEEVSSHVKSGKPVMILDSEKSAICIPAEVVSGEILNFMMKNCDEIRLALTWKQILNLGLNRFRFQNGNLIPIDPNLEKISAEERAKFIRELVSGNAGDIKYPGRIFVEETKEMGVLERPGIAEACVDLARMAGFAPSAVYAPLMTAEGGVAGEDYALKFAKEHSMPVFRIKDMIEFRIKSEKIVERVIEATLPTKFYGTFRAVGYKTPLGEIVALVKGRVDEGDVLVRIHSECLTGDVFHSLRCDCGDQLENALKMIDREGKGVAIYMRGHEGRGIGLINKLMAYKLQEEGKDTVDANIELGFPPDMRSYGIAAQILMDLKVKSIRLLTNNPLKIEELKKYGFKIVREPIEVEPCEVNLPYLKAKKDKMGHLICFND, from the coding sequence ATGGAAGAGGTTTCATCTCACGTAAAATCCGGAAAGCCTGTAATGATTCTTGATTCGGAAAAAAGCGCCATCTGCATTCCCGCAGAGGTTGTCAGCGGAGAAATACTCAACTTCATGATGAAGAACTGCGATGAGATTCGTTTGGCCTTAACCTGGAAGCAGATTCTTAACCTCGGCCTTAACAGGTTCAGGTTCCAGAACGGGAACTTAATTCCAATCGACCCAAATCTTGAGAAAATTTCGGCAGAGGAAAGGGCAAAATTCATCAGAGAGTTGGTTAGCGGTAATGCTGGCGACATCAAGTATCCCGGCAGAATATTCGTAGAAGAGACCAAGGAGATGGGAGTGCTGGAGAGGCCGGGGATAGCCGAAGCTTGCGTTGATCTGGCGAGGATGGCAGGGTTCGCCCCCTCTGCCGTTTACGCTCCTCTCATGACGGCAGAAGGTGGCGTTGCTGGGGAGGATTATGCTCTAAAATTTGCCAAAGAGCACTCAATGCCCGTTTTCAGGATAAAAGACATGATTGAGTTCAGGATAAAGTCAGAAAAGATTGTTGAGAGGGTTATTGAAGCCACTCTCCCGACAAAGTTCTACGGCACCTTCAGGGCTGTGGGCTACAAAACACCTTTGGGGGAGATAGTCGCCCTCGTTAAGGGTAGGGTTGATGAGGGAGACGTTCTGGTTAGAATCCACTCGGAGTGCCTGACGGGCGACGTTTTTCACTCACTGCGGTGTGATTGCGGAGACCAGCTTGAGAACGCTCTGAAAATGATTGACAGAGAGGGTAAGGGCGTGGCAATCTACATGAGGGGCCATGAGGGCAGAGGGATAGGGCTCATAAACAAGCTTATGGCCTACAAGCTTCAGGAAGAGGGAAAGGATACCGTAGATGCAAACATCGAGCTCGGATTTCCTCCCGACATGAGGAGCTACGGAATCGCCGCCCAGATTCTCATGGATTTGAAGGTCAAGAGCATCAGGCTGCTCACCAACAATCCCCTCAAAATAGAGGAGCTTAAGAAGTACGGATTCAAAATCGTTAGAGAGCCGATTGAGGTAGAACCCTGCGAGGTCAATCTGCCCTATCTTAAAGCGAAGAAGGACAAGATGGGACACTTGATATGCTTCAACGACTGA
- a CDS encoding TFIIB-type zinc ribbon-containing protein has translation MKRILVCPVCKSKEVELDAGGYTGKYYCKNCGYVGSFILEMTEGEYREMMEKEKFERKEDEKSKPKGVRED, from the coding sequence ATGAAGAGGATTCTCGTCTGTCCGGTTTGCAAATCAAAGGAAGTGGAGCTTGATGCTGGCGGTTATACGGGGAAGTACTACTGCAAAAACTGTGGATACGTGGGAAGCTTCATATTGGAGATGACCGAGGGAGAATACAGAGAAATGATGGAGAAGGAGAAGTTTGAAAGGAAAGAAGATGAGAAATCAAAGCCGAAAGGTGTGAGGGAGGATTAA
- the psmB gene encoding archaeal proteasome endopeptidase complex subunit beta, whose translation MIEEKIYKGTTTVGLVCKDGVVMATEKRATMGNFIASKAAKKIYQIADRMAMTTAGSVGDAQFLARIIKIEANLYEIRRERKPTVRAIATLTSNLLNSYRYFPYLVQLLIGGIDSEGKSIYSIDPIGGAIEEKDIVATGSGSLTAYGVLEDRFTPEIGVDEAVELAVRAIYSAMKRDSASGDGIDVVKITEDEFYQYSPEEVEQILAKFRK comes from the coding sequence ATGATAGAGGAGAAGATATATAAGGGAACCACGACGGTGGGCTTGGTTTGTAAGGACGGAGTAGTCATGGCTACCGAAAAGAGAGCCACGATGGGAAACTTCATTGCCAGCAAAGCTGCAAAGAAAATCTACCAGATTGCCGACAGAATGGCCATGACCACCGCGGGCAGTGTTGGTGACGCTCAGTTCCTCGCAAGGATCATTAAAATCGAGGCAAACCTGTACGAGATAAGGAGGGAAAGAAAACCGACCGTCAGGGCGATAGCAACCCTAACGTCCAACCTTCTCAACTCCTATCGCTATTTCCCCTACCTGGTGCAGCTTCTCATAGGCGGAATTGACTCAGAGGGGAAGAGCATATACTCCATCGACCCAATCGGTGGTGCAATAGAGGAGAAGGATATCGTTGCCACTGGCAGTGGTAGCCTTACCGCCTACGGTGTGCTTGAGGACAGATTCACACCGGAAATTGGAGTCGACGAGGCGGTTGAGCTTGCGGTGAGGGCCATATACTCCGCAATGAAAAGAGACTCTGCTTCGGGAGATGGAATTGACGTGGTGAAGATAACTGAGGATGAGTTTTACCAGTACAGTCCCGAAGAGGTTGAGCAGATACTGGCCAAGTTCAGGAAATAA
- a CDS encoding DUF2103 domain-containing protein, which translates to MLQRLICECGAELSSCAAFCLNCGRRHAVGCGVYVSESRVFVRIFGERDFEEFSIKRYDEDVSIRNLYEILAERIYSYRVESIVVSGESEELIDEALEGLRSTLYPFDVSVSDAFDSPQSFFERLERVLRLEKELKTVKIPPEEKIHGSHSTIIGGREGYKLILSLAKSPYVKKVVPGVIEGNATSIGGGVKLKLTRSDEKGNVRALLIDGSSVQQVYVITTASSREEGEEVLKLLSGYVRDLQE; encoded by the coding sequence ATGCTTCAACGACTGATTTGTGAGTGTGGAGCTGAGCTGAGCAGCTGCGCGGCCTTCTGCCTTAACTGTGGGAGGAGACACGCTGTTGGTTGCGGAGTTTACGTTTCTGAAAGCAGGGTTTTCGTCAGAATTTTTGGAGAGAGGGATTTTGAGGAGTTTTCAATTAAGAGGTACGATGAGGATGTTTCGATAAGAAACCTCTACGAGATTCTTGCAGAGAGAATTTACTCCTACAGAGTGGAGAGCATTGTGGTTTCAGGAGAGAGCGAGGAGCTTATTGATGAGGCGCTAGAGGGGTTGAGGAGCACGCTTTACCCCTTTGACGTTTCGGTGAGCGACGCATTTGATTCGCCACAAAGCTTCTTTGAGAGGTTGGAGCGTGTTTTGAGGCTGGAAAAGGAGCTGAAAACCGTAAAAATACCTCCGGAAGAAAAGATACACGGCAGCCACTCCACCATAATCGGCGGGAGGGAGGGTTATAAGCTGATACTCTCCCTTGCCAAATCACCCTACGTGAAAAAGGTCGTTCCGGGTGTTATTGAGGGAAATGCGACGAGCATAGGTGGAGGAGTTAAGCTCAAGCTCACGAGAAGCGACGAAAAGGGGAACGTTAGAGCCTTGCTTATCGACGGCTCCTCCGTGCAGCAGGTTTACGTTATAACCACAGCTTCCAGCAGGGAAGAGGGAGAGGAGGTTTTAAAACTTCTTAGCGGGTATGTACGCGATTTACAGGAGTGA
- a CDS encoding YkgJ family cysteine cluster protein: MYAIYRSEGIEVAIPFECRMCGKCCEKLSQCVYDPSKGKIIAEADLGLFEYVELNDVELKSPILIKPCPFLKDNRCAIHEIRPKSCREFPLTERGDMGVGCEGYREIRAKAKAVEKALGKLEFAGRLD; this comes from the coding sequence ATGTACGCGATTTACAGGAGTGAGGGCATAGAGGTTGCCATACCTTTTGAGTGCAGAATGTGCGGGAAGTGCTGCGAGAAGCTAAGCCAGTGCGTTTACGACCCCAGTAAGGGCAAGATTATTGCAGAGGCGGATTTGGGGCTATTTGAGTACGTTGAGCTGAATGACGTTGAGTTGAAAAGCCCTATTCTGATCAAACCGTGTCCTTTCCTCAAAGATAACAGATGCGCAATTCATGAAATCAGACCGAAAAGCTGCAGGGAGTTTCCCTTAACGGAGAGGGGAGACATGGGTGTGGGCTGTGAAGGCTACAGGGAAATTCGAGCGAAGGCTAAGGCTGTGGAAAAAGCGCTGGGAAAGCTTGAGTTTGCCGGAAGGCTGGACTGA
- a CDS encoding beta-CASP ribonuclease aCPSF1 → MTKYLDEIREKVKEYLPPKVRVKSIEFEGPQLVIYVENPQELAEVDIVKKLAKDLRKRIIIRADPKSLKPPEKARQIIMQIVPEDARISNIFFDEENGEVIIEAEKPGVVIGKQGSTFREIMRAVGWSPRVVRTPPIKSKIIDNIRNYLLSVREERSEILKRIGERIHRTSLIDEKWVRVTFLGGSREVGRSCYLLQTPESRILIDCGVNVSNLSSTPYLYVPEVQPLDALDAVVITHAHLDHCGLVPLLYKFGYRGPIYLTPPTRDLMVLLQLDFLEVAGREGTNPPYSSNLIREALKHTITLDYGVVTDISPDVRLTFYNAGHILGSAIAHFHIGEGHYNIAFTGDFKFEKTRLFDRAATNFPRLEALVMEATYGGPNDFQPSRKEAEERLIEVINRTLDRGGKVLIPTFAVGRSQEVMIVLEEAMREKRLRETYVYLDGMIYEATAIHTAYPEYLNAQLRDLIFYHGINPFISENFVRVDSSSKREEVISDPSPSIIIATSGMLNGGPVMEYFRHLAEDERNTIVFVGYQAEGTLGRKIQKGWKEVPFPVDGRREVVEVKMEVETVDGFSGHSDRKQLMNYIRYLNSKPEKVATVHGDESKCIDLASSIYKTYRIETRAPMNLETIRFV, encoded by the coding sequence ATGACGAAGTATCTGGATGAAATACGGGAGAAGGTAAAGGAGTACCTACCGCCGAAGGTTAGGGTAAAGAGCATAGAATTCGAGGGGCCTCAGCTTGTAATATACGTTGAGAACCCGCAGGAGCTGGCAGAGGTCGATATAGTCAAGAAACTCGCAAAGGACCTGAGAAAGAGAATTATCATTCGAGCTGATCCGAAATCCCTGAAACCTCCTGAGAAGGCAAGGCAGATAATAATGCAAATCGTTCCCGAGGATGCAAGGATTTCCAACATCTTTTTTGACGAAGAGAACGGCGAGGTAATAATAGAAGCGGAGAAGCCGGGAGTTGTCATCGGAAAGCAGGGCTCCACATTCAGAGAGATAATGCGAGCCGTTGGCTGGAGCCCGAGAGTCGTTCGAACTCCACCCATAAAGTCCAAGATTATCGACAACATCAGAAACTACCTGCTGAGCGTGAGAGAGGAGAGGAGCGAAATTCTGAAGAGAATTGGGGAAAGGATACACAGAACCTCGCTCATAGACGAAAAGTGGGTGAGGGTAACTTTCCTCGGCGGTAGCAGAGAGGTGGGGAGAAGCTGCTACTTGCTCCAGACACCTGAGAGCAGAATTCTGATTGACTGCGGAGTGAATGTGAGCAATCTCTCAAGCACACCTTACCTGTATGTTCCAGAAGTGCAGCCACTCGACGCCCTTGATGCTGTTGTGATAACTCACGCTCACCTCGACCACTGCGGGCTCGTGCCGTTGCTTTACAAATTCGGCTACAGAGGGCCGATTTACCTCACACCCCCAACGAGGGACCTGATGGTTTTGCTTCAGCTTGATTTTCTTGAAGTGGCGGGTAGAGAGGGGACAAACCCTCCCTACAGCTCAAATCTCATCAGGGAGGCTTTGAAGCACACAATAACTCTTGATTACGGAGTTGTTACGGATATCAGCCCCGACGTGAGGCTGACCTTCTACAACGCCGGCCACATTCTCGGGTCCGCCATCGCTCACTTCCACATCGGGGAGGGGCACTACAACATTGCATTTACGGGAGACTTCAAGTTCGAGAAGACAAGGCTGTTCGACAGGGCTGCGACCAATTTTCCCAGGCTTGAAGCGCTAGTGATGGAAGCAACCTACGGTGGTCCAAACGACTTCCAGCCTTCAAGGAAGGAAGCTGAGGAGAGGCTGATAGAGGTCATCAACAGAACTCTCGACAGGGGAGGAAAGGTGCTGATTCCAACTTTCGCAGTGGGAAGGAGCCAAGAAGTAATGATCGTTCTTGAGGAAGCTATGAGAGAGAAGAGGCTGAGGGAAACATACGTTTACCTCGACGGAATGATTTACGAGGCAACGGCAATCCATACAGCGTATCCAGAGTACCTTAACGCACAACTCCGAGACCTGATTTTCTACCACGGGATAAATCCCTTCATAAGCGAAAATTTCGTTAGGGTCGATTCCTCCTCAAAGAGGGAGGAAGTTATAAGCGACCCATCACCGAGCATCATAATAGCCACCTCAGGTATGCTAAACGGTGGGCCTGTGATGGAGTACTTCAGGCATCTTGCTGAGGACGAGAGAAACACCATCGTCTTTGTTGGCTATCAGGCTGAAGGGACGCTGGGGAGGAAAATCCAAAAGGGTTGGAAGGAGGTACCTTTCCCAGTTGATGGTAGAAGAGAGGTTGTTGAGGTAAAGATGGAAGTTGAGACCGTTGACGGATTCTCGGGCCACTCCGACAGGAAGCAGCTTATGAACTACATACGCTACCTCAACTCCAAGCCAGAGAAGGTTGCAACAGTGCACGGAGACGAGTCGAAGTGCATAGATTTAGCCTCAAGCATATACAAGACCTACAGAATCGAAACGAGAGCTCCGATGAATCTGGAGACGATTAGGTTTGTTTGA